A stretch of DNA from Limnohabitans sp. MORI2:
TTGGCTACGCCGGTCAAAAATCACTCGGTCACGCGGCGTTCTTTGGCATCGGTGCGTACACCGTGGCCATCCTGATGCAAGCAGGCTACAGCTTTTGGTTGGGTATGCCGATTGCCGCATTGGGTTGCTTTGTGGTCGGCTTGGTGCTTGGCTTTCCAGCCCTGCGCGTGCAAACCATTTATTTGGCGTTTGCCACGCTCGGCTTTAACACCGCGGTGTGGTTGGTGATGCGCAACGAAGAGTGGCTGACAGGCGGCACATTTGGCATCAACAACATTGCACGTCCCGAAGCGTTTGGCATCAGCTTGGATGGCAACCTGGCGTACTACTACTTGGTGTTGGCTTTTGCCGTGGTGTTGGGCTTGCTCTTATGGGGCTTGTTGCACTCGCCATGGGGCAAGGCGTTTACTGCCTTGCGTGACAACCCCATCCGTGCCGAAAGTTTGGGTGTGGACATCCGTGGTTACACCCTGCTGAGCTTTGCCATTGGCGCGGCCTATGCAGGCATTGCCGGTGGTTTGTTTGGCTCCTTGGTCCAGTTCATCGATCCCGCACCATTCACGGTAGAGGCGTCCATCATGATGTACCTCATGGTGGTGGTCGGTGGCCCTGGCTATTTCTTGGGCCCGTTGCTGGGTGCGGCTGTGGGTGTGATCTTGCCTGAGTGGCTGCGCTTTGCGCAGGCTTGGTATTTGTTTGTGTTCGGCGCTGCTGTGGTGATGCTGATGATTTACTTGCCCGATGGCCTGTTGAGCATCCCCGATCGTCTGCGTGCCAAGCGCCAGTCGCGTGAAGCATCGGCTGCCCGTGCTGCCGCTGCGCAATCAGGAGTTCAAGCATGACGATGTCTGCCAATCATCCCGTTCTCAAAGTCACTGACTTGAAGAAAGCCTATGGCGCGATTCAAGCGGTGGGTGGCGTGTCGTTCGAGGTGCGTCCTGGTGAAATCTTTGGTGTCATTGGCCCCAACGGTTCGGGCAAGACCACTCTGTTCAACAGCATGTTGGGCCAAATCACGCCCGACACTGGCAAGATTGAACTCAATGGCGAAGACGTCACCCAGTTGGGCCCCTTGGAGCTCAACCGCCGTGGCGTGGGCCGCACCTTTCAAACCTTGCAGGTGTTTGGCAAGATGACTGTGCGTGACAACTTGATCGTGGCCGCGCAAGAGCACCAAGGCACCATGTTCAGCCGCATGTTTGCGCCCAGCGATTCCAACTTGGGCGACAAAGCCGATGCCTTGATTGACCAATTCCACATCAAGCATGTGGCCGACAAGAAAGCGGGCGAGTTGAGCTACGGCCAACAAAAGCTGGTGGACATTGCCATGGCCTTCATGAGTGAACCTGATTTGGTCTTGCTCGACGAACCTTGTGCGGGTGTGAACCCATCACTTGTGGGCGGCATCAGCACCTTGCTCAAGGAACTGAACCAAACCCGCAAGGGCAGCTTTGTGGTGATCGAACACAACATGGACTTTGTGATGGACCTGTGCCATCGCATCATGGTGATGGTCGAGGGCAAGGTGATGGCCATTGGCACGCCCGAAGAAATTCGCGCAAATAAACAAGTGCTGGACGCTTATTTGGGGAACTGACCATGACGCAAGCTTGTATTGAATTTGATGATGTGGTGGCGGGCTACAAAGATTTCATGATCTTGAACAACCTGTCGTTCTCAGTGCCCAAGGGCTCCATCACTTTGCTGATTGGCCCCAACGGCGCGGGCAAGTCCACCGTGCTCAAAACCTTGTTTGGTTTGCTCAATCCACGCCAAGGCAAGATTCGTTTGGATGGTGACGACATCACGGGTGCCACGCAAAAAGATTTGTTGGCGCGTGGCATTGCCTTTGTGCCGCAAGGTCGCAATTTGTTTGGCCAGCTGTCGGTGTACGAAAACCTAGAGCTGGGCGGCATCACGCTGGGCATGAAGACCACACATGAACGCATTCCTGAGGTGCTGGAGTTTTTCCCGCGCGTGAAAGAGCGCATGAATTCCTTGGCATCTTCACTGTCGGGCGGTGAACAAAAGCAACTTGAAATTGGCCGCGCTTTGTTGCTGCGTCCCAAGGTCTTGTTGATTGACGAGCCTTCGATTGGTTTGTCGCCCATGGTGGTGCAAGACGTGTTCAAGCTCTTGCGCAAACTCGCCGACCAAGGCACCACGGTGTTGATGGTGGAACAAAACGTCAAGAGTGCATTGAAGTACTCGGACGATGCGATTGCCTTGGAGTCTGGCCGTTTGGTGCTGCACAAATCAGCCGCTGAAATTTTGGCGGATCCACAAATGGAACGATTGTTCTTGGGTGGGGCGCACACCACCACGGCTGCTGCAACTGTGTAACTCGCGTTGCGCCGACAAACGCCAACTTGCTTTGCAGGCTGACGTTTTTTACGCCTACTTCAGCGTGACGGTTTGCCCTGTCTGTGCGCTGGTACGGATGGCATCTAATGTGGCGGCGATGTCATGGCTCGCGGTTGCCGCGCGTTCAATGGCGGCGATGTCACCCTCGTGCACGACACGCGCAAATGCTTCGGCTGCAAATCGAAAGCCACTGCCAGTGGCTGATTGAATCTCTTCAAACGCAATGCGATTGGCAATGCCTTGGCGCACGCGCAGCTGGCTAGGCAAGTAGCCCCAAGCATGTGTGTGCGAGTCGCTGGTGTGGTTGAGGTACTCGGTCTCGACCGTGCCGTGCGAGCCGACGATGGTGGCGCGGCGATGGTTGGCTGTGTTCATGGCGCATGACATTTGTGCGCTGCGACCATCAGCGTAAAACAATGTGGCCATCATGCTGATGTCCACGCCCGTGTCGGCCCAATTCGCATGCGCCATCACATGTGTGGGCGCGCAGCCCATGACCAAGCGAATCAGACTGAGCGGGTAGCTGCCTGCATCAAGCAATGCGCCACCGCCCAAATCCGGTTTCATGCGGATGTTGGTGTCGACATTGCCCACAGTGAAACCAAAGCTGGCTTGTATGCTGCGCACAGTGCCAATTTTTTCGTGGCTCAAACACGCCAGCAAATCGCGGGTTTGGGGTTGAAACCAATACGGGTAAGACTCCAGCAGCATCACACCGTGTTGGCGCGCCACCTCAAACATGCGTGTGACCTCGGCTAAGTTGAGTGCCAGCGGTTTTTCGCACAGCACATGTTTGCCTGCTTGCATGGCGCGGATGGCCCACTCGGCGTGAAGGCTGTTGGGTAGTGGAATGTAGATGGCGTCTAGCGAGGTATCGGCCAGCAAAGCTTCGTAGCTGCCGTAGGCGCGGGCGACGCCAAAGCTTTGCGCAAAGTGTTGTGCTTTGCTGAGATCACGGCTGCTCACTGCTTGAATCGACACCAGTGGGCTATCAGTCACATCGCGTGCAAACTGCTTGGCAATGTTGGCGCAACCCAGAATACCCATGCGCAAAGGGGCGTGGTGAGAGGTGGTCATAGAACAACATCCGTGATGAGTTTGATGGACACAGCAAACAGGCCCGCTTGTACCAATCGGTAAAACCAAGCGTCTGCGATTTTCTTGGTGATGTATGCGCCTAGCACGGTGCCCACCAACGCAAATGGAATCAAGTCAGCCGCACGCATCAAGTCGTCATACGAATAAGGCTGTAACAGTTGGTACGGCCAAACTTTGGCGGCATTGATGACGGCAAACAACAAGGTGGCTGTGCCTGAAAACTCTACTTTTGGTAAGCGCTGTGGCAACACATAAATTTGAAAAGGGGGCCCACCTGCATGCGAGATGAAGCTGGTAAAGCCCGCCACTGTTCCCCAGAACCAACCTTTTTTTGCATTGACAGGTTGCTTGTCTTGCGGTGTTTTGCGCAGCCAGGTGTTGAGACAAAAGCCCACGCCCAAGCAACCAATCATCAGCTTCACCGCGCTGTCAGAGGTGAACGATGCCGTCAACCAGCCAATGAACACACCCAACACACCAGCGGGAATGAGAATTTTCAAATTGGGTGCGCTGAAGTTTTTGCGGTACAGCCACACACTCACCACATCCGAGATGATGTAAATCGGCAGCAACAGCACGGCGGCTTTGACGGGTGACATGAACAGCGAAAGCAGGGGAACAGCCAACATCCCCACTGTAGGCAAGCCGCCCTTGGATAAGCCCACCAAGAGAGCGGCGAGGCCTGCTAGAACGAAATAGGAATCGAAGGGCATGTGCATAGGGAGATGGTTTACAGAGTTTAAGTAGCCAGCAGCTTCGACTCGGTTCCTAGGGTTCTTCTGGAGACAGTTTGAAAACGATTGGCACCTATACTTTACGAATGAACCAAACAGTACATTCTGTGCGCAAGCCGCCTAAGCGTACCAACGACCCCGAGCGGACGATGGCGGGCATCTTGGCTGTGGCGACGCAAGAGTTTGCGGCTAAGGGTTTGGCGGGTGGTCGCATCGACGCCATTGCCGAGGCCACGCACACCAGCAAACGGATGATCTATTACTACTACGGCAGCAAAGAGGGCTTGTACCTCGCCGTATTGGAAGACGCGTATCGCCGTATCCGAGCCACTGAGGCTGAGTTGCATCTGGCTGATTTGTCTCCCGTCGAGGCGCTCAAAGCCTTGGTAGGTTTCACGTTTGACCACCATCACAGCAACCAAGATTTCATCCGTTTGGTGATGAATGAAAACATTGAGCGTGGTGCCTATTTGGCGCAAAGCAAGCTCATTCAAGAGCTGAACGTGTCTGCCATTCAGTCGATCGAAGAGCTTTACAAGCGCGGCGTGAAAGCAGGTGTGTTTCGCAAAGGGCTGGACCCTATAGACATCCACGCCTCGATTTCGGCGCTCACGTTTTTCAACGTGTCCAACCGTTACACCTTCGATCTGATCTTCAAACGCAATGGCCAAACCGGCAAGGCGCTGGCAGCTCGGCGCCAAAGTGTGGTGGATATGGTTCTGCGGTTTGTCAGTTATTCAAATGTGGCATAGCAGGTAGTTTGCTATGTCATGTGCGAATAAGGGTTTCCACCAATCTTCAATAAAGTAACTAGTTTGTACATTTTGTGTAAACCCCTATTCTTCAAGGATCTTCTTCATGTTTAACCTCATTTTGGATCGCTGCTGCAAAGTGCTCGAAGCAGCGATCGCCTTTTGCCTGGCCTTGATGGTGGTGCTGGTCTTTGGCAACGTGTTTTTGCGCTACGCCATGAACTCTGGCATTACCTTGTCTGAAGAGCTCTCACGTTGGGCATTCGTGTGGATGACCTTCTTGGGTGCGATCGTCGCTTTGAAAGAGCACGGCCATTTGGGCACCGACATGTTGATCGGTCGCCTCGGTCCATTCGGTAAAAAAGTCTGTTTGGGCGCTTCGTACAGCCTGATGTTGTTTGCGTGCTGGCTGTTGTTCAAAGGCGCTTACGACCAAGCGTTGATCAACTTAGACAGCACCAGTGCAGTGATGGAAGCCTCGATGGCATGGATTTATTTGCCAGGCATTTTGTTCGCCGTCTTGGGCGGTTTGATTTTGGCGGCTGAGTTTCTTCGCTTGTTGACAGGCCAGGTACGCGACGAAGACTTGGTGATGATTCAAGAGTCTGAAGAGGCCCCTCACGGCGACAACCACTAAACCCATTTCAGGAATAAGACCATGACGATTGCTGTATTTCTCTTTTCCCTGATGGGTTCCATGGCGTTGGGCATCCCAATCGCTTTCTCTTTGTTGTTGTGCGGTGCTGCGCTGATGTGGCACCTCAATATGTTTGACGCACAAATCTTGGCGCAAAACTTGATTGAGGGCTCCAACAGCTTCCCACTGTTGGCTGTGCCGTTTTTCATGTTGGCTGGCGAGATCATGAATGCGGGTGGTTTGTCACGTCGCATCGTGAACTTTGCCATGGCGTGCGTGGGCCACATTAAAGGTGGTTTGGGTTATGTGACCATCATGGCCGCGGTGATCATGGCGGCTTTGTCTGGCTCGGCTGTGGCAGATGCTGCGGCTTTGGCCTCGCTCTTGTTGCCCATGATGGTGGCAGCAGGGCATGACCGTGCACGTTCGGCGGGTTTGATTGCTTCTGCCGGCATCATTGCCCCCGTGATCCCACCGAGCATTGGCTTTGTGATTTTTGGTGTGGCAGGCAATGTGTCCATCTCTAAGCTGTTCATGGCCGGTATCGTGCCGGGCGTGTTGCTGGGTGCTTCCTTGTGGATCACCTGGTGGTGGTTGGCCCGTCAAGAGGTGGTCACTGTGCCCCCTCGCAAATCATTTGGTGAGATTCGTGAAGCGCTGAGCGAAGCCACATGGGCCTTGGTGTTGCCCGTCATCGTGGTGTTTGGCTTGAAGTTTGGTGTGTTCACACCCACCGAAGCGGCTGTGGTGGCAGCGGTGTATGCCTTGGTGATTTCCACCTTTGTTTACAAAGAGCTTAACCTCAAAACCTTGTACCCCTTGTTTGTGGCCTCAGCCAAGACCAGCGCGATTGTGATGTTCTTGGTGGCGGCTGCCATGGTGTCAGCTTGGTTGATCACGGTGGCGAATTTGCCGGCTGAATTGGTGGCCTTGTTGGAGCCCTTGCTGGATAGCCCCAAACTCTTGATGCTGACCATCATGGTCATCACGATGGTGGTGGGCACCGCGTTGGACATGACGCCCACGATTTTGTTGCTCACGCCGGTGCTCATGCCTGTGGTGAAAGCGGCTGGCATTGACCCCGTGTATTTCGGCGTATTGTTCATCATCAACAATGCGATTGGTTTGATCACCCCTCCCGTAGGCACCGTGTTGAACGCTGTGGCTGGGGTGGGTAAAGTGAGCATGGACGAGGTCACGCGCGGGGTGATGCCCTTCATGGTGGCGCAATTCATCATCATGTTTGCGATGGTGGCCTTCCCACAATTGGTGATGGTGCCTGCACGCTGGTTCTATTGATTTCTTTTTCACGGTCTGACCGGGTACGCCAGACCGTGAAACCTTTTCTTTGGCGTACGACCGCAAAGTTCTTCAGGAGACACTGACATGAAACGTGTATTTATCAAGACCGTGATCGCCACTGTGGCCATGGCCGCCATGGGCATTGCCTCGGCACAAGTGAAAACCATCAAGTTTGCCAACCAGAACGCTGCGGGTCACCCCATCGTGCAAGGCATGGAGAAATTCAAAGAGATCGTTGAGAAGAACTCTGGCGGCAAGCTGAAGGTCAACATCTTCCCAGGTGGTACTCTGGGTAGCGACCAAGCCAACGTGTCTGCCATTCAAGGCGGCTCATTGGAAATGGCTTCCATGAACTCTGGCATCTTCGCCAGCCAAGTCAAAGAATTCGCCATTTATGACTTCCCCTTCATGTTCGCCAGCACCAAAGAAGCGGATGCCGTGGTGGACGGTCCTTTCGGCAAGAAGATGCACGCCAAGTTGGAAGAAAAAGGCTTGGTCGGTTTGGCTTACTACGAGCTAGGCTTTCGTCACATCACCAACGGCAAGCGCGCCATCAACAAAGTGTCTGACCTCGAAGGTTTGAAGTTGCGTGTGATTCCTAACCCGATCAACGTCGATTGGGTGAAGGCCTTGGGTGCCAACCCCACACCGCTGCCATTCCCCGAGTTGTATGCCGCGTTAGAGCAAGGTGCTGTGGACGGCCAAGAAAACCCCATCCCCACCATCAACAGCGCTAAGTTGTACGAAGTGCAAAAGCACATGGTGCTGACCGCTCACCAATACAACCCACAGTCTGTGATCATCAGCAAAAAGTTCTGGGACACCCTGAGCGCTGCTGAGAAAAAAGTGGTGGCTGATGCTGCAACCGAGTCAGCCAAGTTCCAACGCGAAACTGCTCGCAACTTGGAAGCCAGCTTGTTGGCTAATTTGAAGAAGAACGGCATGCAAGTCACACAATTGCCCGAATCCGAGATGTCCATCTTGCGCGACAAAATGCGTCCTGTCACAGCGAAGCACGGCGTGAACGTGGGTCAAGATGTGGTGAAAGAGTTGCAAGCTGAAATTGACAAAGTGCGAACAGCCGCAGCCGGTAAAAAGTCGAAGTAATTGACTTCGCGATGCTTCGCCGCTAGGTAGCGGCGAAGCTTTTTTTGTTGAAACAAAGGCCTTGTTATGAAAATTTTGGTTCTCAATGGCGTCAATCTGAACATGTTTGGCAAACGCGATCCCAAGCATTACGGCACGACCACGCTCGCACAGATTGACGAGCGACTCCAAGCCCTCGGCAAAGAGCTGGGTGCCGAGGTGGAATGTTTCCAAACCAATTTCGAAGGCGAGATGTGTGAACGCATCCATCGTGCATTCACAGACAACGTGAGCGCGGTACTCATCAATGCAGGCGCTTGGACGCACTACAGCTACGGCATTCGTGATGCCTTGGCTATGTTGACTTGTCCCATCATTGAGCTACACATGTCCAATGTGCACGCACGCGAGGCGTTCCGTCATGTGTCGGTATTTTCCGAAGTTGTGCGTGGCCAAATTTGTGGATTCGGTGCAGACAGCTATGAACTGGCTTTGCGTGCTGCCGTGTCTGCCGTTCAGTCATCCAAATAAATCATGAGCAAGCATGGTATTTCCATCAATGGCAACACACAGTTGATTGCCCATATTGGCTACCCCACGCACACGTTCAAGTCACCCATGATCTACAACCCGTACTTCGCCAGTGCGGGGGTCAATGCGGTGGTGGTGCCCATGGGTTGCCAAACGCCTGACTACCCGGTGTTTTTGAAATCGGTGTTCAGCCTCACCAATATTTGCGGTGCGCTCATCACCATGCCTCACAAGGTGGTGACGGTGGGCTTGCTCGATGAAGTCACGGCCACTGTGCGCGTGGCTGGTGCTTGCAACGCGGTCAAAAAGCTTTCAGATGGCCGTTTGGTGGGCGATATGTTTGACGGCGCTGGCTTTGTCCGCGGCGTGCAACGCAAAGGCTTTGACCTCGCAGGTAAACGCGTGTTGGTGGTCGGCTCGGGCGGCGTGGGCTGCGCGATTGCGGCGTCGCTCGCGGGCGCAGGCATTGCGGCCATCAGCTTGTTTGATGTGAACACCGCATCTGCCGAGGCCTTGGGCCAACGCCTGAAACAAAACTACCCACAGATCGATGTGCGCACGGGTTCGAACGACCCCGCTGACCAAGACTTGGTGGTCAACGCCACACCCATGGGCATGAACGAAGGTGATCCCTTGCCGATGGATGTGTCTCGCATTTCACCCGATGCCTTTGTGGGCGAAGTGGTGATGAAAACCGAAATGACAGCCTTTTTGCAAGCCGCTAAAAACCGTGGCTGCCGTGTGCAGGTGGGTTCAGATATGCTGTTTGAACAAATCCCTGCTTATTTGGAATACTTCGGCTTGCCCACAACGACCGCTGAAGTGCTGCGCGATGTCGCGCAGCTGAGTTACTAATTTTCTTGGAGTCCACGATGACCTTGCAATCCACACACCGAGAGTCTGTGCCTGATATGCCCAACCGTTTGGGCTTAGAGGGGATTGAGTTCATCGAATACGCCACCAGCCGCCCACAAGCGCTGGGTCAAGTGTTGGAGAACATGGGCTTTCGCCCTGTGGCGCGTCATCGCTCGCGTGAAGTCACGTTGTACCGCCAAGGCGGCATGAACTTGGTGGTCAATGCCAGCCCCGATGATGCGCGCGTGAGCGCCACCAGCGATGGCCAACCCGTCATCTCGGCCGTGGCCTTTCGCGTGCGCGATGCCTTGCAAGCGCACACCCGCTGCATGGACCTCGGTGCATGGAGCGTGAGCAGTCAAGCGCAAGCGATGGAGCTGCACATTCCCGCCATCCACGGACCAGGTGGTAGCCGCTTTTACTTTGTGGATCGCTGGCAAGAGTTCTCGATTTACGACATCGACTTCAAACCCATCCCCACGGTGGACCAACACCCAGAAGCGACGGCTGGCATGAGCTACTTTGGTGTGGTGCAGTACATCGGTGCAGGCCGCAGCGCAGACTGGCTAGCGTACTTCGAACACATGTTTGATTTCAGCTTCGTCCCTGATGACCAACGCTTTGGCATCTTGCCCAAAGGTAAGTTGATGAAGAGCCCGTGTGGCAACTTCTTGTGGCAACTCATCGAGCCCGATCCTTGGATGGATGCAGATGAATCACCTGAATGTCTGCAACGCATTGGCCTGGGCGCGAAAGATGTCGGCGCAGCCGTGACGGCGCTCAAAGCTCGCGGTGTGGAGTTTGTTGAATCCACCCAGTTGCACCCAGAAGACCGTGGCGCGCTCACACGCAGCGCTTTGGGCTCGGTGTCATTTGAGTTGGTTCACAAAGATTAAGAAGGCCACGCCATGAACTTACTCGACGGTTTCGGCATGGACACCATCACGATGGCGGGCTCTTTGGAAGCCAAGCTGTCGGCGATGAAAGACGCAGGCTTCTCGCAAGTCATGCTCATGGCGCGTGACTTGGTCACCCACCCCGGCGGCGTGCCTGCTGCGGTGGCAGCAGTGCAGGCCAGCGGTTTGCGCCCCACAGGTTTCCAAGTGTTGCGCGACTTTGAAGGTTTGTCGGGCCACTT
This window harbors:
- a CDS encoding branched-chain amino acid ABC transporter permease; the protein is MKKLAFLAGLLGLLACIFVPTLLKNHGIYLFTYWLIYVIATMGLNLTIGYAGQKSLGHAAFFGIGAYTVAILMQAGYSFWLGMPIAALGCFVVGLVLGFPALRVQTIYLAFATLGFNTAVWLVMRNEEWLTGGTFGINNIARPEAFGISLDGNLAYYYLVLAFAVVLGLLLWGLLHSPWGKAFTALRDNPIRAESLGVDIRGYTLLSFAIGAAYAGIAGGLFGSLVQFIDPAPFTVEASIMMYLMVVVGGPGYFLGPLLGAAVGVILPEWLRFAQAWYLFVFGAAVVMLMIYLPDGLLSIPDRLRAKRQSREASAARAAAAQSGVQA
- a CDS encoding ABC transporter ATP-binding protein, whose product is MTMSANHPVLKVTDLKKAYGAIQAVGGVSFEVRPGEIFGVIGPNGSGKTTLFNSMLGQITPDTGKIELNGEDVTQLGPLELNRRGVGRTFQTLQVFGKMTVRDNLIVAAQEHQGTMFSRMFAPSDSNLGDKADALIDQFHIKHVADKKAGELSYGQQKLVDIAMAFMSEPDLVLLDEPCAGVNPSLVGGISTLLKELNQTRKGSFVVIEHNMDFVMDLCHRIMVMVEGKVMAIGTPEEIRANKQVLDAYLGN
- a CDS encoding ABC transporter ATP-binding protein encodes the protein MTQACIEFDDVVAGYKDFMILNNLSFSVPKGSITLLIGPNGAGKSTVLKTLFGLLNPRQGKIRLDGDDITGATQKDLLARGIAFVPQGRNLFGQLSVYENLELGGITLGMKTTHERIPEVLEFFPRVKERMNSLASSLSGGEQKQLEIGRALLLRPKVLLIDEPSIGLSPMVVQDVFKLLRKLADQGTTVLMVEQNVKSALKYSDDAIALESGRLVLHKSAAEILADPQMERLFLGGAHTTTAAATV
- a CDS encoding Gfo/Idh/MocA family oxidoreductase → MTTSHHAPLRMGILGCANIAKQFARDVTDSPLVSIQAVSSRDLSKAQHFAQSFGVARAYGSYEALLADTSLDAIYIPLPNSLHAEWAIRAMQAGKHVLCEKPLALNLAEVTRMFEVARQHGVMLLESYPYWFQPQTRDLLACLSHEKIGTVRSIQASFGFTVGNVDTNIRMKPDLGGGALLDAGSYPLSLIRLVMGCAPTHVMAHANWADTGVDISMMATLFYADGRSAQMSCAMNTANHRRATIVGSHGTVETEYLNHTSDSHTHAWGYLPSQLRVRQGIANRIAFEEIQSATGSGFRFAAEAFARVVHEGDIAAIERAATASHDIAATLDAIRTSAQTGQTVTLK
- a CDS encoding sulfite exporter TauE/SafE family protein, which gives rise to MPFDSYFVLAGLAALLVGLSKGGLPTVGMLAVPLLSLFMSPVKAAVLLLPIYIISDVVSVWLYRKNFSAPNLKILIPAGVLGVFIGWLTASFTSDSAVKLMIGCLGVGFCLNTWLRKTPQDKQPVNAKKGWFWGTVAGFTSFISHAGGPPFQIYVLPQRLPKVEFSGTATLLFAVINAAKVWPYQLLQPYSYDDLMRAADLIPFALVGTVLGAYITKKIADAWFYRLVQAGLFAVSIKLITDVVL
- a CDS encoding TetR/AcrR family transcriptional regulator, with the translated sequence MNQTVHSVRKPPKRTNDPERTMAGILAVATQEFAAKGLAGGRIDAIAEATHTSKRMIYYYYGSKEGLYLAVLEDAYRRIRATEAELHLADLSPVEALKALVGFTFDHHHSNQDFIRLVMNENIERGAYLAQSKLIQELNVSAIQSIEELYKRGVKAGVFRKGLDPIDIHASISALTFFNVSNRYTFDLIFKRNGQTGKALAARRQSVVDMVLRFVSYSNVA
- a CDS encoding TRAP transporter small permease, which translates into the protein MFNLILDRCCKVLEAAIAFCLALMVVLVFGNVFLRYAMNSGITLSEELSRWAFVWMTFLGAIVALKEHGHLGTDMLIGRLGPFGKKVCLGASYSLMLFACWLLFKGAYDQALINLDSTSAVMEASMAWIYLPGILFAVLGGLILAAEFLRLLTGQVRDEDLVMIQESEEAPHGDNH
- a CDS encoding TRAP transporter large permease subunit, encoding MTIAVFLFSLMGSMALGIPIAFSLLLCGAALMWHLNMFDAQILAQNLIEGSNSFPLLAVPFFMLAGEIMNAGGLSRRIVNFAMACVGHIKGGLGYVTIMAAVIMAALSGSAVADAAALASLLLPMMVAAGHDRARSAGLIASAGIIAPVIPPSIGFVIFGVAGNVSISKLFMAGIVPGVLLGASLWITWWWLARQEVVTVPPRKSFGEIREALSEATWALVLPVIVVFGLKFGVFTPTEAAVVAAVYALVISTFVYKELNLKTLYPLFVASAKTSAIVMFLVAAAMVSAWLITVANLPAELVALLEPLLDSPKLLMLTIMVITMVVGTALDMTPTILLLTPVLMPVVKAAGIDPVYFGVLFIINNAIGLITPPVGTVLNAVAGVGKVSMDEVTRGVMPFMVAQFIIMFAMVAFPQLVMVPARWFY
- a CDS encoding TRAP transporter substrate-binding protein, which produces MKRVFIKTVIATVAMAAMGIASAQVKTIKFANQNAAGHPIVQGMEKFKEIVEKNSGGKLKVNIFPGGTLGSDQANVSAIQGGSLEMASMNSGIFASQVKEFAIYDFPFMFASTKEADAVVDGPFGKKMHAKLEEKGLVGLAYYELGFRHITNGKRAINKVSDLEGLKLRVIPNPINVDWVKALGANPTPLPFPELYAALEQGAVDGQENPIPTINSAKLYEVQKHMVLTAHQYNPQSVIISKKFWDTLSAAEKKVVADAATESAKFQRETARNLEASLLANLKKNGMQVTQLPESEMSILRDKMRPVTAKHGVNVGQDVVKELQAEIDKVRTAAAGKKSK
- the aroQ gene encoding type II 3-dehydroquinate dehydratase; translation: MKILVLNGVNLNMFGKRDPKHYGTTTLAQIDERLQALGKELGAEVECFQTNFEGEMCERIHRAFTDNVSAVLINAGAWTHYSYGIRDALAMLTCPIIELHMSNVHAREAFRHVSVFSEVVRGQICGFGADSYELALRAAVSAVQSSK
- a CDS encoding ThiF family adenylyltransferase, which translates into the protein MSKHGISINGNTQLIAHIGYPTHTFKSPMIYNPYFASAGVNAVVVPMGCQTPDYPVFLKSVFSLTNICGALITMPHKVVTVGLLDEVTATVRVAGACNAVKKLSDGRLVGDMFDGAGFVRGVQRKGFDLAGKRVLVVGSGGVGCAIAASLAGAGIAAISLFDVNTASAEALGQRLKQNYPQIDVRTGSNDPADQDLVVNATPMGMNEGDPLPMDVSRISPDAFVGEVVMKTEMTAFLQAAKNRGCRVQVGSDMLFEQIPAYLEYFGLPTTTAEVLRDVAQLSY
- a CDS encoding 4-hydroxyphenylpyruvate dioxygenase, whose translation is MTLQSTHRESVPDMPNRLGLEGIEFIEYATSRPQALGQVLENMGFRPVARHRSREVTLYRQGGMNLVVNASPDDARVSATSDGQPVISAVAFRVRDALQAHTRCMDLGAWSVSSQAQAMELHIPAIHGPGGSRFYFVDRWQEFSIYDIDFKPIPTVDQHPEATAGMSYFGVVQYIGAGRSADWLAYFEHMFDFSFVPDDQRFGILPKGKLMKSPCGNFLWQLIEPDPWMDADESPECLQRIGLGAKDVGAAVTALKARGVEFVESTQLHPEDRGALTRSALGSVSFELVHKD